Proteins encoded within one genomic window of Brachybacterium muris:
- a CDS encoding XdhC family protein has translation MLDILDGARERLARASDPVPCAVATIVSAQGSVPRPVGTSMLVGADGALHGSLSGGCVEGAVLEACREALQTGRSSLQSFGFSEEDAFAVGLMCGGSLEVLIQPFAPPPPGTQSPLGTVNDPSPAAYVTRLPQESDAPRTVAPEGDDADGPRAVLLAGDGAEEVRGALTMLLPPELLEAGSTQVAAMLREARTGTLRLPAGASTTDLFVESRIRPAHLVVCGANAFGQALVEAARPLGLRITLCDHRPAFTDPTAFPGAEVVRAWPHRFLAAAAERGDLDARSMVCVLTHDPKVDVPVLATALRLDIAYVGAMGSRRSDHNRRTALREAGVDEEALSRLRSPIGLDLGAESPAEVAIAILAEILAVRAERRTVEPLRDGSGPLHARTAASG, from the coding sequence GTGCTCGACATCCTCGACGGCGCCCGGGAGCGCCTCGCCCGCGCCTCCGATCCGGTCCCCTGCGCCGTCGCGACCATCGTCTCCGCCCAGGGCTCCGTGCCGCGGCCCGTGGGCACCTCGATGCTGGTGGGCGCCGATGGCGCACTGCACGGCTCGCTCTCCGGTGGCTGCGTCGAGGGAGCGGTGCTCGAGGCCTGCCGCGAAGCGCTCCAGACCGGGAGGAGCAGCCTGCAAAGCTTCGGGTTCAGCGAAGAGGACGCCTTCGCCGTCGGACTGATGTGCGGAGGCTCGCTCGAGGTGCTGATCCAGCCGTTCGCTCCCCCGCCCCCGGGGACGCAGAGCCCCCTCGGCACGGTCAACGACCCCTCCCCCGCCGCCTACGTGACCCGGCTGCCGCAGGAGTCCGACGCACCACGGACGGTCGCCCCCGAGGGTGACGACGCCGACGGCCCGCGCGCTGTCCTGCTCGCGGGCGATGGAGCCGAGGAGGTCCGCGGCGCGCTCACGATGCTGCTGCCCCCGGAGTTGCTCGAGGCGGGGAGCACCCAGGTCGCCGCCATGCTCCGCGAGGCTCGCACCGGCACCCTCCGCCTCCCTGCGGGCGCCTCGACGACCGACCTGTTCGTCGAGTCCCGTATCCGGCCCGCGCACCTGGTGGTGTGCGGGGCGAACGCCTTCGGGCAGGCGCTGGTGGAGGCCGCGCGGCCGCTCGGGCTGCGGATCACGCTGTGCGACCATCGGCCGGCGTTCACCGATCCCACGGCGTTCCCGGGGGCGGAGGTGGTGCGTGCCTGGCCGCACCGGTTCCTTGCCGCGGCCGCGGAGCGCGGGGACCTCGATGCCCGCAGCATGGTCTGCGTGCTCACGCACGATCCCAAGGTCGACGTGCCGGTGCTCGCCACCGCTCTGCGACTGGACATCGCCTACGTCGGTGCGATGGGGTCCCGACGCAGCGATCACAATCGACGCACAGCGCTGCGCGAGGCCGGGGTGGACGAGGAGGCGCTGTCGCGGCTGCGCTCCCCGATCGGCCTCGACCTGGGGGCGGAGAGCCCTGCGGAGGTGGCGATCGCGATCCTCGCGGAGATCCTGGCCGTGCGGGCCGAGCGCCGCACCGTCGAGCCGCTGCGCGACGGCAGCGGTCCGCTGCATGCGCGCACTGCTGCGAGCGGCTGA
- a CDS encoding low molecular weight phosphatase family protein, with translation MTAKRPAVLFVCVKNGGKSQMAAALMRHHAGDAVEVHSAGTRPGTAINAQSAEAIAEVGADMSSAVPQPVTPELLRSVDHVIVIGGEAVIEPVEGMTAPVSTWHTDEPSQRGIEGMERMRLVRDDIDAHVRALMNDLAPTAN, from the coding sequence ATGACCGCGAAACGCCCCGCAGTCCTGTTCGTGTGCGTGAAGAACGGCGGTAAGTCACAGATGGCGGCCGCCCTCATGCGCCATCACGCCGGAGATGCCGTCGAGGTGCACTCCGCCGGCACCCGCCCCGGCACCGCCATCAATGCCCAGTCCGCGGAGGCGATCGCCGAGGTCGGCGCGGACATGTCCTCCGCTGTCCCGCAGCCGGTGACCCCCGAGCTGCTGCGCAGCGTCGATCACGTGATCGTCATCGGCGGCGAAGCCGTCATTGAACCCGTTGAGGGAATGACCGCGCCGGTCTCCACCTGGCACACCGATGAGCCCTCCCAGCGGGGCATCGAAGGGATGGAGCGCATGCGCCTGGTGCGGGACGACATCGACGCCCACGTCCGCGCACTCATGAACGACCTCGCCCCTACCGCGAACTGA